A window of Acropora muricata isolate sample 2 chromosome 3, ASM3666990v1, whole genome shotgun sequence contains these coding sequences:
- the LOC136912331 gene encoding uncharacterized protein: protein MAAKYYSDFEIEDALSQKSVEQLRGFLKAKGLPTTGRKKVLIQRLVDDYYESQTAVKSEPSKESPEDTNYTKFRKELPPAANAKQLQEITSIRLKAKVLQEDIEAVIRAISELSEAENNKVKVKIRIERLSEHRGAYVQLRDRIISLLADEEIENELCCWRNSWFEAAVHDNADLPNVQKFTYLRSVLNGNALQTIEGFEVTGANYQPAVECLKHRYGRRRVVISSLVKSVVQMDAKSVVSAPSLRYLYDTLKNRTRALEALGEIPKSHGCILLPIFELKLPSAILEKWELELADTPDDEIDLELFFKFLNRQVVSKETGERNLQGNRSTNKGRDGRRYPPFIEVSDQEQVSTASALFSEAKPLTVPSCRFCRGGHGSLNCPEFNGKAVDDRWKLVQESKLCFNCLKPTNSKHFSKICRQPKCPVVNCGKRHYNLLHSQPLIVATENPTNTTLTGLAASKSSTTMKETLLQTALAKLSVNGQEVTVRVLLDSGSQRSYIRKNIAETIGLQGPSEGHPKEAVEMEALTLPKICNPLGPLKLSLMDNPHLQGLTLADSYPRNSVQVDVLIGADHYYSFVTGTCKRGENPESLVAVESYFGWIITGPVDSYPKHTSAMLTMVENNEVTASLRRFWELESIGIVEAVNPTMSQEEELAVNDFNDGLNFDGKNYEIRLPWKRDHPKLENNYAQAVKRLESIERKLKRDPEKAEAYTTAINQYVEKGFAEEVLDLTSGDGSVRYLPHHAVFRADRQTTKCRIVFDASAREQDSVSLNDCVLPGPALQPNLASVLIRFRTHRIGMMADVEKMYLQIKLSPKDQDVHRYLWRDLKTDEAPKVYRMLRLTFGVNSSPFLAIATVNAHVNKYAETFPDATREILNNTYVDDCLTGADTDNSALKLQQEMSDIMMAAAFNLTKWASNSKLVMDGIDPDKRAKSLLVECDSRGPLNALGVSWDLISDCLRLLEPTESV from the exons ATGGCCGCCAAATATTACAGTGACTTTGAAATAGAAGACGCGCTATCTCAAAAATCAGTGGAGCAACTACGTGGATTTCTTAAAGCAAAGGGATTGCCGACGACTGGAAGGAAAAAAGTCTTGATTCAAAGGTTAGTAGATGATTATTATGAGTCGCAGACTGCTGTGAAATCAGAACCGTCGAAAGAATCACCAGAAGATACGAATTACACCAAATTTAGAAAAGAACTTCCTCCAGCCGCCAACGCCAAACAACTGCAAGAGATTACTTCCATAAGATTGAAAGCAAAGGTTTTGCAGGAGGATATTGAAGCCGTAATTCGTGCCATTTCAGAGTTGAGCGAAGCTGAAAATAATAAGGTCAAAGTAAAGATCAGAATCGAAAGATTGTCAGAGCATCGCGGGGCATATGTTCAGTTGAGAGATCGAATAATTTCATTACTCGCAGACGAGGAAATTGAGAATGAACTGTGCTGTTGGAGGAATTCTTGG TTTGAAGCTGCAGTGCATGACAATGCTGATTTGCCCAATGTTCAAAAGTTCACTTACCTACGGTCAGTGCTGAATGGCAATGCCTTGCAAACAATAGAAGGGTTTGAAGTGACTGGGGCTAACTATCAACCAGCTGTAGAATGTCTCAAACACAGATATGGAAGAAGACGTGTGGTTATCTCGTCCCTTGTCAAATCAGTTGTTCAGATGGATGCAAAATCTGTTGTATCAGCACCATCCCTTCGTTATCTCTATGATACTCTAAAGAACAGAACCAGAGCTTTAGAAGCTCTTGGAGAAATTCCAAAGAGTCATGGCTGTATTTTGTTACCAATATTTGAGCTCAAGTTACCCTCTGcaatattagagaaatgggaATTAGAACTGGCAGACACCCCAGACGATGAGATTGATCTTGAATTGTTTTTTAAGTTCCTAAATCGACAAGTTGTATCCAAAGAGACAGGCGAAAGAAATCTCCAAGGAAATCGTAGTACAAATAAGGGTAGAGATGGGCGAAGGTATCCACCGTTCATTGAAGTAAGTGACCAAGAACAAGTGTCAACTGCATCTGCTTTGTTCAGTGAGGCAAAACCACTAACAGTCCCAAGTTGTAGATTCTGCAGGGGAGGCCATGGGTCACTGAACTGTCCAGAATTTAATGGGAAAGCAGTGGATGATAGATGGAAACTGGTTCAAGAGAGTAAGTTGTGTTTTAATTGCCTAAAACCAACCAACAGCAAGCACTTCTCTAAAATCTGTCGTCAACCCAAGTGCCCAGTTGTGAACTGTGGAAAACGCCATTACAACTTACTGCATAGTCAGCCTCTAATTGTAGCCACTGAGAATCCGACCAATACTACACTGACTGGTCTGGCTGCTTCAAAATCCTCTACCACTATGAAGGAGACACTTCTTCAAACAGCGTTGGCCAAGCTATCAGTGAATGGCCAAGAAGTTACAGTTCGTGTTTTGCTTGATTCTGGAAGTCAGCGTTCCTATATCCGTAAGAACATTGCAGAAACCATTGGTCTACAAGGTCCCTCAGAG GGACATCCAAAGGAAGCTGTTGAAATGGAAGCACTTACCCTACCCAAGATTTGCAATCCCTTAGGACCTCTAAAGTTGAGTCTTATGGACAACCCTCACCTACAAGGTTTAACTCTCGCAGACTCCTACCCTCGCAACTCAGTCCAAGTAGACGTTCTTATCGGTGCTGATCACTACTACTCATTTGTAACTGGGACTTGCAAGAGAGGAGAGAACCCTGAATCATTGGTAGCTGTGGAGTCTTACTTCGGATGGATAATTACAGGACCTGTAGACAGCTATCCAAAGCACACATCAGCCATGCTAACGATGGTAGAGAATAACGAGGTCACCGCAAGTCTGAGACGGTTTTGGGAACTAGAATCCATTGGCATTGTTGAAGCTGTGAATCCAACTATGTCACAAGAAGAAGAGCTTGCAGTCAATGACTTCAATGATGGACTAAACTTTGATGGCAAGAACTATGAAATTCGATTACCATGGAAGAGAGACCATCCAAAGCTAGAGAACAACTATGCACAAGCTGTGAAACGACTTGAGAGTATTGAAAGGAAGTTGAAACGAGACCCCGAGAAAGCTGAAGCTTACACCACTGCGATCAACCAGTATGTAGAGAAAGGCTTTGCAGAGGAAGTATTAGATCTGACCAGTGGAGATGGAAGTGTCCGGTACTTACCGCACCATGCTGTTTTCCGTGCTGACAGACAGACAACAAAATGTAGAATTGTATTCGATGCTTCTGCGCGAGAGCAAGACAGTGTTTCTCTTAATGACTGTGTCCTTCCTGGTCCTGCGTTGCAACCCAACCTAGCATCTGTCCTCATCCGTTTTCGTACGCACAGAATTGGAATGATGGCTGATGTAGAGAAGATGTATCTTCAGATTAAGCTTTCACCAAAGGATCAAGACGTACACCGTTACCTGTGGAGAGATTTGAAGACAGACGAAGCACCGAAAGTTTACAGAATGCTAAGACTGACATTTGGAGTGAACTCTAGTCCATTTCTTGCCATTGCCACAGTGAATGCTCATGTCAATAAGTATGCAGAGACATTCCCTGACGCCACAAGGGAAATACTAAATAACACGTATGTAGATGATTGCTTAACAGGAGCTGACACAGACAACTCAGCACTGAAACTTCAACAAGAGATGTCAGACATCATGATGGCAGCAGCGTTTAACTTGACGAAATGGGCTAGCAATTCGAAGCTTGTAATGGATGGCATAGACCCAGACAAAAGAGCCAAATCACTACTAGTGGAATGTGATTCACGTGGGCCACTCAACGCCCTTGGTGTATCATGGGATTTGATATCTGACTGCCTTAGATTGCTTGAACCAACTGAGAGTGTTTGA